A window of the Thiomicrospira microaerophila genome harbors these coding sequences:
- the dnaB gene encoding replicative DNA helicase → MQVNTKNATSTSSTPFKVPPHSIDSEQSVLGGLMLSNASFEDVSVVVNQFDFYTQQHQAIFSAMVELNRANKPFDLVTVVEWLEATQQIELAGGKTYLAELVANTPGAGNIMFYTQIVREKSILRKLIEASNEVAESCFFTKGKDVREILDFAESKIMAIAEHGEGKQRQYKTMDELLASAINRIDELFNSDGSITGIATHLNEFDEMTSGLQRGDLLIVAGRPSMGKTTFSMNIAENVATKSGQPVAVFSMEMPGEQLAMRMISSLGRIDAHRMRTGKLLPEDWAKMNKSISLLSSADIYIDDTPALMITELRARARRIDKDIREKQRRKAIEEGVEDPDSKVTGLGLVVIDYLQLMRGSQNTDNRVNEISEISRGLKALAKELNIPLIALSQLNRSLEQRPDKRPKMSDLRESGAIEQDADLIIFIYRDEVYHPDSDDKGTAEIIIGKHRNGSIGTIRLTFIGQYTRFENYISMSPEDMHY, encoded by the coding sequence GATGTATCGGTGGTTGTCAATCAATTTGATTTTTATACCCAACAGCATCAAGCGATTTTTTCCGCAATGGTAGAGCTCAACCGTGCTAATAAGCCCTTTGATTTGGTTACAGTTGTTGAGTGGTTAGAAGCAACGCAGCAGATTGAACTCGCTGGCGGTAAGACTTATTTGGCGGAGTTAGTCGCAAATACACCGGGTGCTGGTAACATTATGTTCTACACCCAAATTGTGCGCGAAAAATCGATTCTGCGAAAACTGATCGAAGCCTCGAACGAAGTGGCAGAAAGCTGCTTCTTTACCAAAGGCAAAGACGTGCGTGAAATCTTAGATTTTGCTGAATCTAAGATTATGGCGATTGCAGAACATGGTGAAGGCAAACAGCGACAATACAAAACCATGGATGAGTTACTGGCTTCAGCGATCAACCGTATTGATGAGTTGTTTAATTCTGATGGTTCGATAACCGGTATTGCTACTCACCTCAATGAATTTGATGAAATGACCTCCGGTTTGCAACGCGGCGACCTACTGATTGTAGCTGGCAGACCCTCAATGGGTAAAACTACTTTTTCGATGAATATTGCTGAAAACGTGGCGACTAAAAGTGGACAGCCGGTTGCGGTTTTTAGTATGGAAATGCCCGGAGAGCAATTGGCGATGAGGATGATCAGCTCCCTGGGGCGCATAGATGCGCACCGAATGCGAACCGGTAAGTTATTGCCCGAAGACTGGGCTAAGATGAACAAGTCTATTTCCCTGTTATCCAGTGCCGATATTTATATCGACGATACCCCAGCATTAATGATTACAGAATTGCGCGCGCGTGCAAGACGGATCGACAAGGATATCCGTGAAAAGCAACGACGTAAAGCGATTGAAGAGGGGGTTGAAGACCCGGATTCAAAAGTGACTGGTTTGGGCTTAGTCGTGATTGACTATCTTCAGTTAATGCGTGGCTCGCAAAACACCGATAACCGAGTGAATGAAATTTCTGAAATATCGCGTGGCCTCAAAGCCCTAGCCAAAGAATTAAACATTCCTTTGATTGCCTTGTCGCAGTTAAACCGAAGCCTTGAACAACGTCCTGATAAACGGCCTAAAATGTCAGACCTGCGTGAATCCGGTGCGATAGAGCAGGATGCCGACTTAATTATTTTTATTTATCGTGATGAGGTTTATCATCCGGATAGTGACGACAAGGGCACGGCGGAAATTATAATCGGCAAACACCGTAACGGTTCGATTGGTACAATACGTCTGACATTTATTGGTCAATATACCCGTTTTGAAAACTATATTTCCATGTCACCTGAAGATATGCATTACTAA